The following nucleotide sequence is from Myxococcales bacterium.
CGCAAAAAGCAGAGGGGCCGTGATCGACGCGATTCCATACATGGAGTGGAGGCCTGAAAATACGCGGCGGCTGCTGCTTGCCGATGTTCCGAAGGCCACGAGTATGTTTGTGGACAGGGTGGACCCTCCAAGCCCCAGCCCTAAGATAAAGGATCCGCAGAGCAGGAGGGGAAAGCCTCCCATCCTATCGGCAATGCCGGTTATGGATGCGCCAAAAAACATCAGAAAGAGGAAAAGCCGCTGTCCGCCGAGCTCACCTATTCTCCCCAGCCAAGCTCTTCCAAACGAGATCATTATGAGCCCGGCGAAGGAGGCTATGGCGAAGAGCATAGAGCCGGCCTGGTTGGACACTTGAAATCTGTCAAGTATGTAAGGATAGGCTGGCCCCCTCGAGTTGTCTAGAAGACCGTAGCAGAGCATGCTGGCGTACGCTACCAGTATGTATCCAATCCTATTTTTCACCAGAATTTTCTCCAACGCTGGAAGACAAGCACCATCTGCCAGATGAGCCCTGATCTTGCAAGACGCTTTGCTATTGTATGTCATATTGTATGTCACTATTGTATGTCAGACGGAGCAGATTCCTCCATCTGGTAGGCTATAAAACCAGTCAGGAGTTTTCAGCTATTTTTTATTGAGTTCCTGATACCGTCATATAATAGTGCAGCGGATATTAAAGAACTTCAAAAGCGATGTAGATGCCCTTTGAGCCGCGATGCAGTTGAAAAAGGATGCTCTCCTTTTTTATGGCGGGATCAAGGCCCTGATGCCGGATGCTCATGGAAAGTGTGTGGTCGATATAATTCTCGGAGAGAGGGCTCACGTTAGCGATATTCATGCCCTGCAGAAAAAGCTGCGGTAGAGACGTAAGGCAGATGTGGCATAATTTCGAAACCGCATCGCGTGCATCTGTAACAGGCGGGTTTTTTTGACAAGAGGCGCGTTATGTCAAAGGCTGCAGCGCCGCAGAAGAACAAAAAATTTTCGTACTATCGAAAGCTCAGCGCGGCGCAGAAACGCATATACGATAAAAGCGATGCGATTACGCGGGTGAAACTGCCTGCGCCCGAACGTTTCCATCCTGCTGTAATGGCGCTGCAAAGGGGGCTAGAGCGTGGGGACCGGAGGGCTGTAGCCGGCGCAGCCTCGAGGATCGTAAGCGGGCTTTGCACTGTTTTTAACGTTCCAAAGATCAGCGTGAAGGTGCTTTCCAAACGGCCGTCTGGAAGATGGGGCGAGCTGCACGGGCTTTATGAATCCGACGAGGGGAAGGGAATTACGCTGACGGTTTGGATGCGAACGGCTGAAAGGAAGGATATCGTTGCATTCAAAACCTTTCTAAGAACCATAGTGCATGAATTTATGCACCACCTCGACTTTCATCTTATAAAGCTGGATGATTCCTTTCATACAGTCGGTTTCTATAAGAGGGAGAACAGCCTTGCGAAGGCCCTTATGGCCGGAATCGAATGACTGTCCTCTTGCATTTGTGGACGTGCGGCAATAAAGCGGTTGAGGAGGTGTTATATGTCCGACAGGGGTTTTCTGGTTATAATTTCCGCGCCGTCCGGAACCGGAAAGAGTACGGTAATTCGTAAATTTCTGGCCGAGCATCCAGAGATGGTTCACTCTATATCATGCACCACCAGAAAACCGCGTCCGGAAAAACATGATGCGCACGATTATCACTTTATAGGGAAGGAGCAGTTTTTCGAATGGATAGACAAGGGAAAACTTGCGGAGTGGGCGGAGTACTGCGGTAACTATTATGGAACTCCGCGCGAGCCTCTCGATGCCTGGATAGCCGATGGGAAGATAGTCCTGCTCGATCTAGAAGTCGTCGGCGGCACCAGGTTAAAGGATCTATACAAGCATGACGCAATTTCCATCTTCCTCCTTCCTCCCTCGGAGGAGGAGCTGAAGAGAAGGCTTTCCTCGCGCGGAACCGACTCGGCAGAAGCCCAGGGGAAGAGGCTCAAGACGGCGATGTTTGAGCTAACCTACAAGGATCGATACGATTTCAACGTGGTAAACGACAACCTCGAACGCGCCTGCGCCGAGATCGAGACTATAATTAAAAACAGGATGAAGGGATAGCCATATGCAAACGAGGGAAATATACGAAGCGCGTGAAAAAGAATTTTTGGCACCCTACGCGCAACATTCCGCCGGCAGCCTGGGCAGAGTCAACCATGAAAAGGAGTGCGTATTCAGGCCCTGTTTTTACAGGGATCTTGGAAGGATCGTCCATTCAACCGCGTTTCGTCTTTTGGAATACAAGACTCAGGTCTTCATGAATCTCGAGGGGGACTACTACCGCACGAGGCTGACTCACAGCCTCGAGGTGAGCCAGATATCCCAGGGTCTGGCCCGCATTTTGAAGGTCAACGAAGACCTCGCCCAGACCATCGCTCTCGCGCACGATCTTGGTCATTCTCCATTTGGACACTCCGGCGAGCATATGCTCAACAAACTCATGAGTGAAGATGGTGGGTTCGAACACAACGTTCAGAGCTATCGAGTAGTAACCGAACTTGAAGAACGTTATCCTGAATTCAGAGGGCTTAATCTCTCCTATGAGGTTTTGGAGGGGATAGTAAAACACACGACCGACTACGACGATCCTCACAAGGCCCCCGGCTTCAAAGATGTTGGATTCCCTACGATAGAGTCGCAGATAGTGAACTATGCCGACCAGATTGCGTATATGAATCACGATCTCGATGACGGTCTGCACTGGGGAATGCTCACCATAGATTCGCTGGATAGCGTTCCGCTCTGGGGCGAGACTTTTTTGGAAGTGAAGCGCGAATTTCCAAACGCTCCTGAGAGAATCCATCGCTGTCGTACGATAAGCGTTCTCATAGGCAAGCTTATCAACGATATTCAGGCCGAGAGCGTGAGGAGAATAAAGGAGCGCGAAATCAAGAGTCTGGCGGATGTTCGTCAGCGCGGTGACAATCTGGTATCTTTCAGCGAGCAGATGGAAAAGAAGACGGGGGAGGTAAAGCGCTTCCTCTTCGATAACGTCTATCGCCATCAGAAAGTGGTTCAGACATCAGAGATGGGATCAAAGATAATTTTCGACCTCTTCACAGCATATTCATCCGACATTTTTCTTCTTCCCGAAAAGTTTCGCAGAAGGGTTGAGGAGAAGGGGTCGAAACGCCATATCTGCGATTACATCGCAGGCATGACCGACCGCTTCGCAATAGCCGAACACAGGCGGCTATGTGGTGGGAATCAAGCGCGTTGACTCTGAAATGTGCACTTGATAAGAGTTTTCGGCAGGCGGTGCGCTCGTTGATTTTTCAGCTGTTTAAAACTAGACATCTTTTATGAGGACGTCATGAACTTTCATATCGGAATAATGGGCAATTTGTTTTCCGGCAAGACGACCCTCATGAACGCGCTTGCGACCGAGCCATACAAATCCGATCTCAGCGGCCTTTTGGACGATGCTGAAATTCACACATTCTCGGAGAGGGTGGATCGCGGTTCATTGACCGACGAGTGCCTTTCTCTTTTCTACTCCGACAGGGTGGCGAACATCTTTCCGACCGAAACCGCGTTTCTTCACATGAGGACGCTTCAGCAACGAGAAATCAGACATCTGATGACAAGGCATAAAGACCGAGGAGTTTTGATAGTCGAGGATCGCCCATTTCTCGATGGGCCGGAGGTCTTCGTAAAGAGGATGATCGACTCCGGAGAGATGCCGCATGCGCATGCTAAACTCTATAAAACGCTTTTCTACCAGACGTTACACAACGAGAGGATACGCCTTCCCGATCTCACAGTATATCTTCGTTCGGAGCCTGGCCTGCTTGAGAAGCGCCGCATGAAGCGTGCCGAGGACGGCGACTCTTATGCGAAGACGATCACAGAGGAATATCTGAGGGAGATTCACGAATGCTACGAGCAGGTTGCGACGAATTGGAAAAAAACTCTGCTGCGCTATCAGGAGTACGCTATTGTTCCACCAGATGCGGACATTATGATACTCCCGGCCGAAATAGATATGTACGATCACCCTGATTACGTCCATGTTGCTGCCGGAACTATTCGTGAAAAGGTGAGAAGGATGATAGCTGCGAGAAGGAGCGGCCTATGACATCAACCAGAATTCTGGATGTCGTCGAAGATCCATCGATCAAGCGCTATCAAATTCCGCACAGGATAACGAGCGTAGAACGCAGGCTGATGAAACATTTTTCAAAGAGACAGTCTCTGGTTGTGTGCGTTGGCAATATCGGTGCAGGGAAAAGTTCCCTCGTAAAGTTTCTGGCGTACAACACGGGGATGAACGCCCTTTTTGAACTGCCGGATGAGGGGTTTGAAGACCATTTCGTAGCGAATGAGTCGCTCTATCCGCTTCTTGCTACCGCGAAGGATTCTGCCAAGAGGACGCTTGGCAAGTACTATTCGGCTATCAATGAGTTCATAGAATGCCAACGGAGAGAGGTGCCTGAAAGCCAAATTTGGAATCAAGCCAAAAGAAATCTAGAGCGTAGCGCTCTTGATATCCAGCATGCATATCTCGACCTGCGCCGAATGCAGCTTCAGGCGGTGCCACACCTCGAGAGATCGACTTGTGTTGACGGTTCCGCACTCGCTGACCGCTACGCCTTCTGCGAGGTCCTCCATCGTGATATGGATGTATCATATCTCACCAAAGAGGCCCTGGATATCATAGATCGCAGATTGGATGAAGAGTTCAAGCCACTGAAGACACCTGATCTGATGATAATGCTTCATGCGCCGGTTGAGCACCTGTTTCAGAATATAGGCGACAGGCAGCGCAGCGAGGAGAACGGTTCAGATGCCGGAATCCCTGAAGGGTTGAAACGCCTGGTTTTAAGTCTCAATAAGCGCTATGACCAGTTTTTAGATGTGATCAGGGAGAATGGTTGGTACGATGGCCCCGTCCTCAAAATAGACATTTCCAAGATCGACTTCGTATCTAATATCCGCCACCTGATCGCTGTGTACGAGGGGATAGAGAAGCTGATAATCGTGTGAAATTTTACCTTCGAGGATCGTCGTTTGAGTTTCGATGGTCGAAAATATGAACTGTTGGAACGGGATCCCCGATTAAAGCACTCGGGGATGACAACCTCGCTCGCTGTCATTCCCGCACGCTTTAAGCCGCCGCTACTGCGGGGCAGGCGGGAATCCCGTTACAACCGCAGTCAAAAATTACCGCGCCTTTTTCTTTGGCACGAATATCAGCAAGTATCCCACGACCGCGAAGACGAGAATCGACAGCCATCCTCCCAATGAGTTGTAGATGGTATCTGCCAGAGGTCCGAGCAGCGTCCCGCCAAGCGATGTGATTCCGAGAACTACGAGCCCCGCCAGCAGAACCCCGGTAAGCGCTTCTCCGGCTATGAAGCCGGATGCAATCAATATCCCTGTGTTATCGATCCGCTCTCTCTTTTCCGGGGAGTCGACATTCTTCGTCATCTTGTCGAGTATGAATTTGATAACTCCGCCTACAAAAATTGCAAAGGTGGTTTCAAATGGCAGATACATTCCGACTGCGATAAGCATCGGCGCCGGAGCGCTGATCATCAATAGACCTATCGAGAGGCACATTCCTATGGCAATGAGACCCCACGGCATCTGACCTCCGACGATTCCGGTGGCGAGCTGCGCCATGAGCCCTGCCTGAGGAGCGGGCAGTTTGACGTCTCCTATCCCTATTCCTCCGGCTGCGATATTTCCCTGGTGAAGTATCGTAATCGGCAATACCAGGACGAAGGCCACGATGACCGTGGATATTATTTCGGCCACTTCCATCTTCCATGGGGTTCCGCCTATCAACTGGCCAACTTTGAGATCCTGTATCATGTCCCCCGATAGGCATGCCGCGCAGCAGACCACTGCGGCAATTGCCAGAACGGCAGCGATGCCAGGTATTCCTTTTATCCCCATGAAGAGCATTATCACAGCAGCTATTATAAGGGTAGAAAGAGTGAGCCCTGATACTGGTTGATTGGAATTTCCTACGAGGCCGACGAGCCATCCTCCTACGGCCGAGAAGAGAAATCCGGTTATCAGCATT
It contains:
- a CDS encoding deoxynucleoside kinase, yielding MNFHIGIMGNLFSGKTTLMNALATEPYKSDLSGLLDDAEIHTFSERVDRGSLTDECLSLFYSDRVANIFPTETAFLHMRTLQQREIRHLMTRHKDRGVLIVEDRPFLDGPEVFVKRMIDSGEMPHAHAKLYKTLFYQTLHNERIRLPDLTVYLRSEPGLLEKRRMKRAEDGDSYAKTITEEYLREIHECYEQVATNWKKTLLRYQEYAIVPPDADIMILPAEIDMYDHPDYVHVAAGTIREKVRRMIAARRSGL
- the gmk gene encoding guanylate kinase, with translation MSDRGFLVIISAPSGTGKSTVIRKFLAEHPEMVHSISCTTRKPRPEKHDAHDYHFIGKEQFFEWIDKGKLAEWAEYCGNYYGTPREPLDAWIADGKIVLLDLEVVGGTRLKDLYKHDAISIFLLPPSEEELKRRLSSRGTDSAEAQGKRLKTAMFELTYKDRYDFNVVNDNLERACAEIETIIKNRMKG
- a CDS encoding deoxyguanosinetriphosphate triphosphohydrolase, yielding MQTREIYEAREKEFLAPYAQHSAGSLGRVNHEKECVFRPCFYRDLGRIVHSTAFRLLEYKTQVFMNLEGDYYRTRLTHSLEVSQISQGLARILKVNEDLAQTIALAHDLGHSPFGHSGEHMLNKLMSEDGGFEHNVQSYRVVTELEERYPEFRGLNLSYEVLEGIVKHTTDYDDPHKAPGFKDVGFPTIESQIVNYADQIAYMNHDLDDGLHWGMLTIDSLDSVPLWGETFLEVKREFPNAPERIHRCRTISVLIGKLINDIQAESVRRIKEREIKSLADVRQRGDNLVSFSEQMEKKTGEVKRFLFDNVYRHQKVVQTSEMGSKIIFDLFTAYSSDIFLLPEKFRRRVEEKGSKRHICDYIAGMTDRFAIAEHRRLCGGNQAR
- a CDS encoding deoxynucleoside kinase — its product is MTSTRILDVVEDPSIKRYQIPHRITSVERRLMKHFSKRQSLVVCVGNIGAGKSSLVKFLAYNTGMNALFELPDEGFEDHFVANESLYPLLATAKDSAKRTLGKYYSAINEFIECQRREVPESQIWNQAKRNLERSALDIQHAYLDLRRMQLQAVPHLERSTCVDGSALADRYAFCEVLHRDMDVSYLTKEALDIIDRRLDEEFKPLKTPDLMIMLHAPVEHLFQNIGDRQRSEENGSDAGIPEGLKRLVLSLNKRYDQFLDVIRENGWYDGPVLKIDISKIDFVSNIRHLIAVYEGIEKLIIV